The following coding sequences lie in one Microvirga sp. 17 mud 1-3 genomic window:
- a CDS encoding response regulator transcription factor produces the protein MYIVVDERQMVTAAYVAGFDREGVSSLGLIAGEFKDWLTAASSTDLDAIQGFLLGEFQERIACAEAIRRHSRAPIIALSEIRSLEQTLALFTAKFDDVVRKPVHVREILARSEAIWRRVNGSSQAGPAATERLKVYFDGRDPEIDGTSLPLPRRERHILEYLVRNKGRRLTKTQIFNAIYGIYSNDVEESVIEGHVSKLRKKLRARLGYDPIEAKRYIGYTFVG, from the coding sequence ATGTACATCGTCGTCGATGAACGACAGATGGTGACGGCTGCGTACGTCGCTGGCTTCGATCGCGAAGGCGTTTCCTCGCTCGGGCTCATCGCCGGCGAGTTCAAGGACTGGCTCACAGCCGCCTCCAGCACCGATCTCGATGCCATTCAGGGCTTCCTGCTCGGCGAATTCCAGGAGCGCATCGCCTGCGCCGAGGCCATTCGCCGCCATTCCCGGGCGCCGATCATCGCCTTGAGCGAAATCCGCTCCCTCGAGCAGACCCTGGCGCTGTTCACCGCCAAGTTCGACGATGTGGTGCGCAAGCCTGTGCATGTGCGCGAGATCCTGGCCCGCTCCGAGGCCATCTGGCGCCGGGTCAACGGCTCCAGCCAGGCCGGGCCGGCGGCAACGGAGCGCCTGAAGGTGTATTTCGACGGGCGCGATCCTGAGATCGACGGCACCAGCCTGCCGCTGCCCCGCCGCGAGCGGCATATTCTCGAATATCTGGTGCGCAACAAGGGCCGGCGCCTGACCAAGACCCAGATCTTCAACGCCATCTATGGCATCTATTCCAACGATGTCGAGGAGAGCGTGATTGAGGGGCATGTCAGCAAGCTGCGCAAGAAGCTGCGCGCCCGCCTCGGCTACGATCCCATCGAGGCAAAACGATACATCGGATATACCTTCGTCGGCTGA